Below is a window of Plasmodium brasilianum strain Bolivian I chromosome 14, whole genome shotgun sequence DNA.
CCATTTTTTGAACAGCTCTAGTGTAACAGTAGTACCGTTGTTTATAAATTGTGCTCTCTGAAAAGGatggaaaaaattgaatGTAATGTAAATTACGAATTTGGAAATATTTTCAGTTACCACATAACACTTATCAGTTATCGCTTAGTATGCAACATAAAAACGGATTCATGTTTAACTTTTAAGTATGCACATTATTCCTAAATAATGCAGATATTACCTCTTCCTCAATGATTTCTTCTAAAGgtctttcttctttttcatctACTGTCGTTTCGGACTTCTTTAATACATATCCTATgcgtaaagaaaaaaaaaaaaaaaaagttaaattgaaaaattgaaaaattgaaaaagtaaaaatcaAAAACAATGAAACATGCATAGTTTACTCCTGCGAAGgtaaattatgaacagttcGAATCAAAAAGGAGTACTTTGTTTggttattaaaattgttgaCCAAATGTAATGTAATCATTTGTGTAAACCAtcatgttcatttttttgcactatttttttttttttttgttgttgtttCCCTTTTCTAACCTTGTGGCAAGCAGTGCTTATACTTGCAATTATCACCTCCATTAGGACATACCCAAAACCATCCATATTGCTGCAATGCGGAGGACAGGAGAgggagtaaaaaaaaaaaaaaattgttattgttgttgttaCAATTATTAATGCTATAActctcattattattatcatttctaCTACATTTGTGGCGTCTATTTGAATATACAAACATTTCAAAGCAATAATAGTATAGTTTATTCCTTCTAcgctttttttcttttgaccTTACCTTATTTTCGACAGCGCTTAAAAAGTACTTACATATAATGTCcgttttatttacatttttatgtcttatatttataacctCTGTTAATCTGTTAATATCCCACTGATCTATAGTGTCATTTtccttatcatttttattatcacgCACATCAGTGtaaatatctattttttgTGATTCCTTGGACTTTTTCGGATCATATGTTGCAGCTaactcatttatttttttgaccTTCTCTGTTTCTGCGCAGTGAGGGCGAAGAAATATGAAGGGGGAAATGGAGAAAAATGATGCGAAGTGACAATATATGACGAAAAATGGAGGAAAATGACGAAGTATGATGTAAAATGACGAAATATGATgtaaaatgatgaaatatgATGTAAAATGATGTAAAGACATGGTCAAAAATTACACCAGAGtggtgcacatatatatccTTATTACTTAGATAAACCGAATTTAGTAGTAACTTCTGctgatttaatttttctttttctttttcttcttttcttttttcgtcaggtttttttttggtttgaAATACTTGCTGCTGAACGCCTTTGATATACCTGAGAgggataattttttttttttttttcgggTTAAGGGTGAATTAGATATATGTGTACGATTGGAAGTTgcttgttcatatatatatgtattataagtacaggtattttatatatatacccaaTATGTTCTCGTTGATTTATTTCGCTAGATACCTCTGAAcacttttacttttattcttGTTTTTCAGTCCAAAAGTTTTATCTTCTACAATTTTctgcttttctttttctatttttttagtgTTCTCCTTTTTTGGAGGCATCTTGAGATTAGCAAAGATGAATATAGACTGTTATTATGTGTTATTATGAGTTATTATGGGCTATTATGTGTTATTATGAGTTATTATGTGCTATTATGGGCTATTATGTGTTATTATATGCTATTATGTACTCTTATTTATAATCTATGTACTGATGAATTTACGTCCTTATGAACATACTTCTATTATCtttcaataatttattttatccttCTCTTTAAGCTTTCCTTTTCACAATATTTTGTTCCATATCTTGGTCAAACGCAGCAGGCGAAACCTTCTTGAGATTTCGTTTGAACtgcttaaattttaaattaaaaaataaaataaaataaaatcagaAAAACGGGAAAGAAAGAATAggaaaatacgaaaaaaacgaaaagaatgaaaaaaaaaaaaaaaaaaagcaaacaacgaaataaataaaaataatggttaaaaaaagaaaagatgggaaaaaaaaaagtacacgTAGTAAACTTAAAGAGTTTCCTGATTATGTGACAATAAACGGTTTAATGACAAGGAAAACATAAAGGTCATTCTACAAacttatgtattaatataaaatttaaaagggGCAGAAGAGTTGATAAGCCttacaaattatttatacGAAAAATTCAGGATGTGGATGTGCTAAGTGGAGAAATCATTCCCTCTTTTATTGAATCCCAGTGAGGGAAAATGCAATAAACATTAATACGttcatacgtacatatacaagaatatattgtattatgtatgtatttaattatgtatgtatgcatttatgtatgtatgcaattatgtatgtatgcaattatgtatgtatgcaattatgtatgtatgcaattatgtatgtatgcaattatgtatgtatgcaattatgtatgtgtggaattatgtatttgtggaattatgtatgtattcaattatgtacgtatgtatgtatatgtgagCATGTATACGTATCTACATACGTAACACTAgctaaattaaaaagatgAGAATGTTCGACATTTGACGAAATATGAGCTACCAATTTTCATCGCTtcgtgaaaaaaaaaaaaaatgcttcaTATTTGCAAAGGCGATGCGTCGAATAGTGCTTTACAGTTTAATTGTTTAtagtttctttttattattatttgttttttttttttgaatttacaaaaatagtaGCTTCCCATATGGTGCAAATGTGTAAACAGAAAAGATgcaaaaaagatataaaacgTTTTACGCAAGAGCACATGAGACTGTACGggtacaatatatatatattaacgtgtgcttatatataaacctgtacatatatatatatttatatgtacacagTTATGCTCGTTTGTGCCTTGCATGAATGCAGATTCCCTCCAATTTATTCTTTGCTTTCCGGCTAATTAGCACAAATATAACCGCTAAGCAACGTACAATTGTAATTTTGAAGTAGCATTAATTTATGCAAGTGGgcttgtttattttttcacctttcgaaaaaaaaaaataaataaaataattctgaTGAATTCCAACGTTGAATAAATTTCTCCCCTAACGGGCAACGAAAAAgattttccccttttttttggaataaagaaaattaaataaataataaaatacgcacataagcatatatatataatatatatatatatatatatatatatatatatatacatacatacatacatacatacgtgcgtacatacatacgtgcgtacatacatacatacgtacatacgtgcGTACGTATGTAGGTATATGAATGTGAGTGTATGCACGAATGTGTACGAGTACATACATCCCTGAGCGCGCATCGGTTGAGGCTTTTTTACGGACTTGAAAAAATGCGCGCGTTAATTTTTCGATGAACAATTATGACAAGTTCATTCCTACAGATAAGTAAAGCTATATCAAGATGGAAATACCGAAAAGAGTGTTATGatcaattttataattttactcaATGTAGAGGGAGAATGAAGAAAAAGGGTATTTCTTTACATGTAAAGGGTAGCATATGGAATAGGAACATAAGAAAAGATATAAAGTTTGGGAAAACGgataaagaggaaaaaaaggaagtaattaatttaaacttGGACAGAAAAGGTATCACAAGTAGTAAGGAcctattaaaatatatagggaaaaataaaaaattgctattgtatatattatgtaaaattgatgagaaaaaaaataaatacagaGGACAGCAGGATGTACTAAACGACCTGGAGCacaatataaatgaaaaaatagttGAAGAGGAATTGTCATTACGTAATAGCGAAAAAATGATTTTCCTAAGTTGTGCAAGTAGTAAATATTACGCAGAGAAAATACACTTGATAAGAAATGATAACaatggtatatatatagatgaaAAGAACTTATTCAATTATTACTGTACTGTTTtaaaatacagaaaaaacaattctttaaatgataaagaaaTAGATGATGATATATtgacattttttaaaagcagAATGAATATAAGGAAGATAAATAGCATTTCTTTATACCTTTTAAACTTGTCTTATTTAAATAGTAAAACTACCATAAAGACAAATGTTTTAtacaattttgttttatatatgttaaaatatataaagaataaaattaccAATCGGACGGGTATAATTCTTCTTACACACTACGTGGATTTACTAACATCTATAATGCATGTGTCGAAGCTGAAAATTGAAACTAGCTCTGCAGAAGTTGGAGAAGAAAACACAGATAGTATAAACAAAATCAGGATGGTTAATAAGAATGAATACCCTTTTGACTGTCATTCGTTTTCCAACTTATGCAAGAACAGCCAAGTTATGATACACGCAGGGCACAATGATGCAAAAAAATCAGGGGAAATTATTTCCTATGATGCAACCAAGTTCTATCACTACTTTAACATATACGATTTTGTTTGCAACAGGGAAGGATATACATCCGGGGATTCAGCAGCAGTCGTAACGACCAGAGCAAAGGACGGAATAGCAGTCGGTGGAGTACAGCAGACTATCGATGCTTTAAGCATGAACAAAACGAGCGGTAGCACTTGGGCAAAAATATACGATATACGGAGCGAAATCatttatatgatttattatttgaatgCCGCATTAGTCTGTTTACTTAAAAAGTGTGTTAGGAATTGTAAAAAGGATGTTCACAGTAAACGTTTTGATGAACCATTAGAAAAGAGACTATACGTCAtcattaattatatgtttaacTGTTTACAATATAACGTTTTTTgcaaaacattatttttattattacaacaaGTGCTCATTATTTACATGAGTAATAATATGAGGAAGTATCATTTTCGTTATTTATCAACTTCAAGTATAGCTCATTTAGTTCATTTATTGTCTATACAATACAGCTCTGTTAAAATAGACGacgataatgaaaaattaattatgttaaaaaattgtttaaacaaattattcACAAATGACTGTAAAGATTTAGGGAAGAAGGACAAACTTCTAACCTATATTAGTGTTTCTaaaattctctttttttcaaaaaaggtGTACATTgaaaaaatgcataatatattaagtagtgaacttataaattttacttaCAGAGATCTGTATAGTGTTGTATACTCCCTAAACTGTTCAAAATTCTATGACTTACCTTTCTTTGAATCCGTGTTAaggaatatttataaattaaaacacaaatatgaacaaagTAGAGTCTTAACTATTATAACCGTGTTTTGCTCCTTTAACGTTAACTTGGCCATATTCAATTTCCTCATGGCTTATGCGAACAAGAATGAGTAAAGCCTGCACACGCATGCgctcatatatacatacataaatgcttatatatatatatgtctttTTATGTACTTGTTTATGTGATCATATGCATGAGCATGTGTTGAGTACTTTCACGCGTCTCTATCTGTTggcttttattttatgaaccctcttacattttatatttttcgtgAGTGCACAACGGTCTCTCTACCCCATTAGATATATGTAGTTGCTCGAgaacatacacacatacagcATATCTACATTAGCATAAATATATCGCGTATTTATATGCGTACCCTCATGATTACATGTTTGTAAACATTTCTTCGACAGCATGCAACCTATTAGTAGGGAGGGAAAAAACGAAATTCCAGAATTCAACAGAAACCAAGGTGAGCAAATGAATAAGAAATGTATTCCCCTATATGCATCAACGAATGTCTTTGCATATCCCCCATTCGTATCCTTACCCGTGTTTTGCGGAGCATgcacataatataattatacacacatttatacatacattacgcgtacatgtacatataactctgtttttctttattttcaaagAAGCGAAAAAATTGGAAGAAGATTTGGAAAACAAGGAAAGAATCTTAAAGGAGCTATCGTCTCATATAAAGGAAGTAAAAACTTAAGACTTCTATACCACCTGTTTGTATGTGTTTGTATCGGTTTGCaccattttaattatattctaAGCATTTTGAATTCgtattgtatatattgcGCATACTGAGCATGTTGTACATCCTGATTTTCCTGCATAAACTTTTTACCATTTTCACTCCTACGTAGAATCATAACGCCGATAACATCACCTTTGAGGAGTTGGGTAATTTATCCAATTTTACATGATTAAATATTGTGCTTTTACCGAAAAAATGTGTTTTCCCCTCTGCATTAATTATGGCATTAATATGGCGCTTTATTGCACCAAGATGTCCTATATATGTAGTGTACTGTACAACAATACACCATATTAttgatttattattttatttatttttttttattttttttttttttcaatttgaATAACATCTCATGTAGACACGCTCGAGCTCAATTCGGGAGATTCTGTGCTAAAATGTGATGACTCTGAAGAAAGGTAAAACTgcacataaaatataaaaaaaaaaaaaaaaaaaaaaaatgcagaaTATAtcgctcttttttttttttttttatgtatatatattatgcataattttttaattttttttggactctttttaattaatgtGATGATAAAAGTGGGTTATGTTTTAAGCCCATCTCTTTCAAGAAGTGAATGATGTACTTAAGAAGCTTTTTTATAatcgttatattttatttcttgcCAGGCTCGTATAATATTACTGCTTGACTTTTTTTCCTCTCCATTCAATTTAGTTCATTATATTTGATTTCATTATATTGAATTAGACTTCACTTCTTTGCACTACACGGcattacataatattatatttcattttttttttttttttttttttttccctcgcACAGGTCTCTAATGAACGATgaagaaattaaaagatacttaaagaaaaggaaaaaaaaaagaaaaaagtaaaaggaaTAAGAAGGAAGAATATTAAGGGATCAGGATGGAGAAAGGAAAAGACCTCAAAACAGAAAATGGAAAAtgttcttttcatttattatatagtcCAATGTAATATCAGTATGTTCAGAAAAATTTATGtcgtacaaaaaaatatcaaaggagagacaaatttttatatgctttTTTCTTTCGATTTCTTTACATGATGAATATTGATATttcatttgttcttttttccgCTGCTCTTCATGTTGCTTATCTTTTAGTGTCCTATCATAATAGCCCTTACCGCTTCCAACTCTACAcccatatttattataagcaattaatggaataaaaaatatagtttttttctcttcaaaTGTAAAATAACTAAGGGTATCTGTTACTATATTAAAACTGTTCAAGTGAAAAGTCCTCTTCTCCTTTTTTACTTGTGAAttgaagtatatatataaaaatggcacatatatattaaactcATGCTTGACTAACAGATTATTTGCTAAATCAAATGGAAAGAAAATTAAGTCATTCTCCTTTGTAGTTATTGGAACATAAagatcaaaataaaaaaaatcatacaatttttctataataaataaaatatcgaCTTCTTTCTTTGTAGgtaaatatatgcacatgttaAAATTGGACTTCTTATCATTCGTTTTGTCCCATTTATCCTTATCAtccttttctatttttattccatGATTTTTGCTGCTACATGCATTATAATaggtaaaaaaggaaaaattctGGTCAAAATCATGTATACCGTAATATCTTAAATACTCCTTAGCATCCCTTGTTTCAATCTGTTTATAGTTATACGtataactatatattttactaaaattgAACTCCcctcctttttcctttttttctacGTTCAGTGTACTCAgtattatgtacatgtgcCTTATTAATTGTGTGTATAAATAGTCTATATAAAAAGTCCGTTCATTAGATTCTACATCTTTACAACCACAGGTACAACCGCTAGTACTACGAGATAAACGACTTTGCTTTGTTTCCTCGTCAAAATTAGTTTCTGCTGTATATGCACATTGAGAGAAGGCATCCTTTTTTTGAGTTATCCAATGTTTAAAAACAATctctctaattttttttgcattttctcGTACaatgcattttattattctattattattgctatggCTGATCGTGCCATTAGTGTAGCTATTATTACTTGTACTATTTCCGCAGTTTTTAAAACAGTCATTTAAGTCTATTGTTGTGATACTATTTTTGTAATCGTCCGAACAGagcatattcattttattataatgcGATTTTAAACTCGTGTTACTTTGGCGTAATATGTGTAAAATGgatgtggaaaaaaaaaatataaaaaaatataaaaaaataaaaaaaaatataaaaaaataaaaaaataaaaaaaataacgaaataacaaaaaaaggacagaattataacataaaaataatgaataaaaattagaaatataataaaaacttaacaaaaaaataacaaaaaaataacaacaatataacaacaaaataacaacaaaataacaacaaaataacaaccgaataacaaaataataaaaaaaaaacactggaaaatatgttaatacaCAAATGATGtctaataatgtaataatatatataaaaaaaaaaaaaaaaaaaacaataagaAGAAACTATCCtaataaaatagtattaaATTCAGAAAATGTGCATAAGACGTTAATTAATAACTATTGTGCGAACTTGAATAGCTGTCTAAGTCTGTTTTAATATTGCTAATTGGCTTGAACATGTAAGTAGTTGTTGGCAagatatatgcacatatacatatacatatacgcatacatacatgcatacacacTTACATGTTTTCCATCCAATTTCCTTgcaaaataagaaattttacTATTAGAAGAGTAAtgttaatgaatataatttatttaaaaaaaaaaaaaaaaattatttgcctttttttcaaattgtCTACATGTACTAAGAATTAAGTTAACCACAAcataagaacaaaaaaaaaagtaaatctacgaaattttaattctaaaaaggaaaaaaaa
It encodes the following:
- a CDS encoding translation machinery-associated protein 46, which gives rise to MPPKKENTKKIEKEKQKIVEDKTFGLKNKNKSKSVQRYIKGVQQQVFQTKKKPDEKRKEEKEKEKLNQQKLLLNSVYLKTEKVKKINELAATYDPKKSKESQKIDIYTDVRDNKNDKENDTIDQWDINRLTEVINIRHKNVNKTDIICKYFLSAVENKVRSKEKKRRRNKLYYYCFEMFVYSNRRHKCSRNDNNNESYSINNCNNNNNNFFFFLLPLLSSALQQYGWFWVCPNGGDNCKYKHCLPQGYVLKKSETTVDEKEERPLEEIIEEERAQFINNGTTVTLELFKKWLKEREEKKKLKKDEQKDKTEKKGRTNMLSGKELFTYDPTLFVDDDNAANTNEYDDLFYDDEEDQKEDTPEKKNYVNGKVENDKREDNIPINSELFIDELDDLDELD
- a CDS encoding hypothetical protein (conserved Plasmodium protein); its protein translation is MTSSFLQISKAISRWKYRKECYDQFYNFTQCRGRMKKKGISLHVKGSIWNRNIRKDIKFGKTDKEEKKEVINLNLDRKGITSSKDLLKYIGKNKKLLLYILCKIDEKKNKYRGQQDVLNDLEHNINEKIVEEELSLRNSEKMIFLSCASSKYYAEKIHLIRNDNNGIYIDEKNLFNYYCTVLKYRKNNSLNDKEIDDDILTFFKSRMNIRKINSISLYLLNLSYLNSKTTIKTNVLYNFVLYMLKYIKNKITNRTGIILLTHYVDLLTSIMHVSKLKIETSSAEVGEENTDSINKIRMVNKNEYPFDCHSFSNLCKNSQVMIHAGHNDAKKSGEIISYDATKFYHYFNIYDFVCNREGYTSGDSAAVVTTRAKDGIAVGGVQQTIDALSMNKTSGSTWAKIYDIRSEIIYMIYYLNAALVCLLKKCVRNCKKDVHSKRFDEPLEKRLYVIINYMFNCLQYNVFCKTLFLLLQQVLIIYMSNNMRKYHFRYLSTSSIAHLVHLLSIQYSSVKIDDDNEKLIMLKNCLNKLFTNDCKDLGKKDKLLTYISVSKILFFSKKVYIEKMHNILSSELINFTYRDLYSVVYSLNCSKFYDLPFFESVLRNIYKLKHKYEQSRVLTIITVFCSFNVNLAIFNFLMAYANKNDMQPISREGKNEIPEFNRNQAKKLEEDLENKERILKELSSHIKENHNADNITFEELDTLELNSGDSVLKCDDSEERSLMNDEEIKRYLKKRKKKRKK
- a CDS encoding 5-formyltetrahydrofolate cyclo-ligase — encoded protein: MNMLCSDDYKNSITTIDLNDCFKNCGNSTSNNSYTNGTISHSNNNRIIKCIVRENAKKIREIVFKHWITQKKDAFSQCAYTAETNFDEETKQSRLSRSTSGCTCGCKDVESNERTFYIDYLYTQLIRHMYIILSTLNVEKKEKGGEFNFSKIYSYTYNYKQIETRDAKEYLRYYGIHDFDQNFSFFTYYNACSSKNHGIKIEKDDKDKWDKTNDKKSNFNMCIYLPTKKEVDILFIIEKLYDFFYFDLYVPITTKENDLIFFPFDLANNLLVKHEFNIYVPFLYIYFNSQVKKEKRTFHLNSFNIVTDTLSYFTFEEKKTIFFIPLIAYNKYGCRVGSGKGYYDRTLKDKQHEEQRKKEQMKYQYSSCKEIERKKHIKICLSFDIFLYDINFSEHTDITLDYIINEKNIFHFLF